In a genomic window of Cytobacillus sp. FSL H8-0458:
- a CDS encoding ATP-dependent nuclease, which yields MYLHSLKLWNWRKYGEKENSQPGLEVEFNKGLNVLVGENDSGKTAIIDAIKLILGTNSNDLNWITEEDFFNGANTLKIECIFRELSKDEESYFFEWLSFTKDESHLRIVMEVEYFIDLNGHKKLKKSTKAGDLNVESSIDDEIRQLLSVTYLKPLRDAEVELNSGKKSRIAQIIRSLKEFSSEDNDEQKAIIGDFENAFDTLKTVLKTPVLEKIGTTLEEFFVKNSNKNPEIRNKSMSFIEILRKLELSIGEVGTGLGSSNLLFMAAELLLLSEGEIGPKLALVEEVEAHIHPQAQLRLIKYFEKRSDEKEMQYIFSSHSTTLASSILLENIIFIYNSNAYPMRKGLTLLEADDYSFLERFLDATKANMFFAQGIIFVEGDAENLLLPSIAELIGRPLHRYGVSIINVGSLAFKRYSSIFLRRDEHHPLNFPVSIITDLDLKPQAFYQLPCYFLVDDTTNNAIIELYGIEECNKDLNGCYINFTDFQEKLKKVYEVNQINKELVEIIEPLSGAQYYKVLEAREESLKEKFFDHREQTRLFVSNPWTLEYAIAKSCFSKEFQKIVVDSHYTEKSFKTKQLKLWENIMDEEELAVNIYKFILEKKVSKSIIAQNFAEYLSRNREDAIKKVSQDNQLSYLVSAILHVTGGVRGWNLPI from the coding sequence ATGTATTTACATAGTTTGAAATTATGGAATTGGCGAAAGTATGGAGAAAAAGAAAACAGTCAACCCGGCCTTGAAGTTGAGTTTAATAAAGGATTAAATGTATTAGTTGGTGAAAATGATTCCGGGAAAACAGCAATAATTGATGCTATAAAATTGATTTTAGGTACAAATAGTAATGATTTAAACTGGATAACAGAAGAAGATTTCTTTAATGGAGCAAATACCTTAAAAATAGAATGCATTTTTAGGGAATTATCAAAAGACGAAGAGTCCTACTTTTTTGAATGGCTTTCATTTACTAAGGATGAATCACATTTAAGGATAGTGATGGAAGTTGAATATTTCATTGATTTAAATGGGCATAAAAAGTTAAAGAAGAGCACAAAAGCCGGGGATTTAAACGTGGAAAGTTCAATTGACGATGAAATAAGACAGTTACTTTCAGTAACTTATTTAAAACCTCTTCGAGATGCTGAGGTAGAGCTTAATTCTGGCAAAAAGTCACGAATAGCACAAATAATTAGAAGTTTAAAAGAGTTTTCATCAGAAGATAATGACGAGCAAAAGGCAATTATAGGGGATTTTGAAAATGCATTTGATACTCTAAAAACAGTTTTAAAAACCCCAGTATTAGAGAAAATCGGTACTACACTCGAAGAGTTTTTTGTGAAAAATAGTAATAAAAACCCTGAAATTAGAAATAAAAGCATGTCATTCATTGAAATATTAAGGAAATTAGAATTGTCTATTGGTGAAGTTGGAACAGGTCTAGGAAGTTCTAATTTACTGTTCATGGCTGCAGAATTACTTTTATTAAGTGAAGGTGAAATAGGACCGAAATTAGCTTTGGTTGAGGAGGTAGAAGCACATATTCATCCTCAAGCACAATTGAGGTTAATTAAATATTTTGAGAAAAGAAGTGATGAAAAAGAGATGCAATATATTTTTTCATCTCATAGTACCACTTTAGCTTCTTCTATCTTATTAGAAAATATTATTTTCATTTACAATTCGAATGCATATCCTATGAGAAAAGGTCTTACCTTATTGGAAGCTGATGATTATAGTTTTTTAGAAAGATTTCTAGATGCTACTAAAGCAAACATGTTTTTCGCTCAGGGAATAATTTTTGTTGAAGGTGATGCAGAAAATCTTTTGTTACCTTCAATTGCAGAATTAATAGGAAGACCGTTACACAGATACGGAGTGTCAATTATCAATGTAGGGTCTTTGGCATTCAAACGTTACTCATCTATCTTTCTAAGAAGGGATGAACATCATCCGCTTAATTTCCCTGTTTCTATCATTACAGATTTAGACTTGAAGCCTCAAGCCTTTTATCAGTTGCCATGCTACTTTTTAGTAGATGATACTACCAATAATGCAATCATTGAGCTTTATGGAATCGAAGAATGTAATAAAGATTTAAATGGATGCTATATAAATTTTACTGATTTTCAAGAAAAACTAAAAAAGGTTTATGAGGTTAATCAAATTAATAAAGAATTAGTAGAAATAATTGAACCGCTATCAGGGGCACAATATTATAAAGTGTTAGAAGCAAGAGAAGAATCTTTGAAAGAGAAATTTTTCGACCATAGAGAGCAGACCCGTCTCTTTGTATCAAATCCATGGACACTAGAATATGCAATTGCAAAAAGTTGTTTTTCTAAAGAATTTCAAAAAATTGTAGTTGATTCACATTACACTGAAAAAAGCTTTAAAACCAAGCAATTAAAACTATGGGAAAATATCATGGATGAAGAAGAATTAGCAGTAAATATTTATAAATTTATCTTGGAAAAGAAGGTATCAAAATCAATAATTGCCCAAAACTTCGCAGAATATCTTTCCCGCAACAGGGAAGATGCTATTAAAAAAGTGAGTCAGGACAATCAATTAAGTTATTTAGTCAGTGCTATTCTTCATGTAACAGGTGGTGTACGCGGATGGAATTTACCAATTTAG
- a CDS encoding phage major tail protein, TP901-1 family: MSKITGMKCKVYIEDASTGKILAGQRNATLSRSAESIDATSKDTEGFWKESLAGFKEWSIDCDGAFVQDDAAYSILETKFINSENVNVYIELLSGTKYKGNTTITDFSLEMPYDDLVTYSISLQGSGALIVEEVAPF, translated from the coding sequence ATGTCGAAGATAACCGGGATGAAATGTAAGGTATATATTGAAGATGCTTCAACAGGAAAGATTTTAGCTGGACAGCGTAATGCAACCCTTTCTCGCTCAGCTGAATCTATTGATGCAACTTCAAAAGATACAGAAGGTTTTTGGAAAGAATCATTAGCTGGTTTTAAAGAATGGAGTATTGATTGTGATGGAGCATTTGTTCAAGATGATGCTGCTTACAGTATATTAGAAACTAAATTCATTAATAGTGAGAATGTTAATGTATATATTGAGTTACTTTCTGGTACGAAATATAAGGGCAATACAACTATTACTGATTTTTCATTAGAGATGCCTTATGACGATTTAGTAACATACAGCATTTCTCTTCAAGGTAGTGGAGCATTGATTGTCGAAGAAGTAGCACCGTTTTAA
- a CDS encoding phage major capsid protein, whose protein sequence is MKMELRFQGTKLSANKDDSLTVSGYVNKTGQLSEVLGSTKKFVEKIAKGAFTQAIKNAKEIDFLAEHDSKKILSSTRNRSLKLREDSQGLYMEATIVPTSYGTDAYELIKSGIFQNMSFGFRTIRDSWKALGNGLHEKTIEEMELLEVSVVKNPAYSQSTIAARGINLIEKVEIPSLAEYKIEEEKHTMEKTEFRYGSYKNEVEFQKVTEIREFNESFRNLQLTSGNEAVIPQAVADLIVEKLEETSPVFARARKIPSASGSVKIPRETAVGVGMFVGESQNLSEEAMSLGEVALNQKRAGAYMALTNQLINDAATNMAEYVPNLLAKRTFKAIEKSILRGTSAEEFRGIVPDATIGKFDLSLAATNDQLLDVLLDMTLNIHPEYLQKFQFIMSRPFYNRVAKLRDASGHFYVQNGFVNGKPHYTLFGLEVVITDSLAAGDTIGQTPVLLGSLEDGYAVMVKQGPKMRMVQDTDHALRGSVGFLFDVYLDGAVYNPDALTKLTVIA, encoded by the coding sequence ATGAAAATGGAGTTGCGATTTCAAGGCACTAAATTAAGTGCTAATAAAGATGATTCATTAACAGTCTCTGGTTATGTGAACAAAACAGGACAACTAAGTGAAGTTCTTGGATCAACAAAAAAATTCGTTGAAAAAATTGCTAAAGGTGCTTTTACCCAGGCTATTAAGAATGCAAAAGAAATCGACTTTCTTGCAGAGCATGATTCAAAAAAAATCTTATCTTCTACTCGAAATAGAAGTTTAAAACTTCGAGAAGACAGTCAAGGTCTGTACATGGAAGCAACAATCGTTCCTACAAGTTATGGAACAGATGCGTATGAACTTATCAAATCTGGAATCTTTCAAAACATGAGTTTCGGATTTCGTACAATTCGTGATTCATGGAAAGCTCTTGGAAATGGTCTTCATGAGAAAACTATTGAGGAAATGGAATTACTTGAAGTTTCCGTTGTGAAAAATCCAGCATACAGCCAATCAACTATTGCAGCTCGTGGTATCAACTTGATCGAAAAAGTTGAGATTCCGAGTTTAGCAGAATACAAAATTGAAGAGGAGAAACACACAATGGAAAAAACAGAATTTAGATACGGAAGTTATAAGAATGAAGTAGAGTTTCAAAAAGTAACAGAAATTCGAGAGTTCAACGAGAGCTTTCGGAACTTACAGCTTACATCTGGTAATGAAGCGGTTATTCCTCAAGCAGTAGCTGACTTGATCGTTGAAAAGTTAGAAGAAACATCACCTGTTTTCGCTCGTGCCCGTAAGATTCCATCTGCAAGTGGTTCAGTAAAGATTCCAAGAGAAACTGCTGTTGGAGTTGGTATGTTCGTTGGAGAATCGCAGAACTTATCTGAAGAGGCAATGTCTTTAGGCGAGGTGGCTTTAAATCAAAAACGAGCCGGTGCTTATATGGCCCTTACAAATCAGCTAATTAATGACGCTGCAACTAATATGGCTGAATATGTTCCAAACTTACTTGCAAAACGGACATTTAAAGCAATCGAAAAATCAATCCTTCGTGGTACTTCTGCGGAAGAATTCCGAGGAATTGTTCCAGATGCTACTATTGGTAAATTTGATTTATCACTGGCTGCTACAAATGATCAGCTATTAGATGTGTTATTAGACATGACGCTTAATATCCATCCTGAGTATCTTCAAAAGTTTCAATTCATTATGTCAAGACCATTCTACAACCGAGTAGCAAAGCTACGTGATGCTTCAGGTCATTTTTATGTGCAGAACGGATTTGTTAATGGCAAACCACATTATACTTTATTTGGATTAGAAGTAGTCATTACTGATTCTTTGGCTGCTGGTGATACAATTGGTCAAACACCTGTTTTGCTTGGAAGTTTAGAAGATGGTTACGCAGTAATGGTTAAACAAGGTCCAAAAATGAGGATGGTTCAAGATACGGACCATGCACTACGTGGTTCAGTTGGCTTCTTATTTGATGTATATCTTGATGGCGCAGTCTACAATCCAGATGCCTTAACTAAGTTAACAGTAATTGCTTAA
- a CDS encoding helix-turn-helix domain-containing protein: MNGKIVIKFERIDRLKKDFTQISNNVFYLLKGKATVYMVYCYLNHRYNTNMNFAFPSISTIQQDLGIGSNKTVVTAIELLEQKKLIKVIRQKTSSNKNAVNKYIVYFPVAINALTKEEEQLAPDEFIEVIAL, from the coding sequence ATGAACGGAAAAATCGTAATAAAATTTGAAAGAATTGATAGGCTGAAAAAAGATTTTACTCAAATTTCGAATAATGTTTTTTATCTCTTAAAAGGTAAAGCAACAGTATATATGGTTTATTGTTACTTAAACCATAGATATAACACAAACATGAATTTTGCTTTTCCATCTATATCAACAATACAACAAGATTTGGGCATAGGAAGTAATAAAACCGTTGTAACAGCGATAGAACTACTGGAGCAAAAAAAATTAATTAAAGTTATTCGTCAAAAAACTAGCTCAAATAAAAATGCAGTAAATAAATATATTGTTTATTTTCCGGTTGCTATTAATGCTCTTACAAAAGAAGAAGAACAACTTGCACCTGATGAGTTCATTGAAGTGATCGCTTTATAG